In the Topomyia yanbarensis strain Yona2022 chromosome 3, ASM3024719v1, whole genome shotgun sequence genome, one interval contains:
- the LOC131692890 gene encoding uncharacterized protein LOC131692890 — protein sequence MMKLVCVVALIYCAFPISSEAARCGYEQNLLDDINDLLNEQIAYHRLSVSRLGYFDKADYVIKHLNSRIYQQGRGSDCKNLDEVIVESSKKHSVEIEGLDSSLARLKRLLDHLDARNNHHKLEIEKYSDLQDICEEDKNQIQLKLNNLNQTAIDLEKKIVNQTAVINALKEENKKLQSKVNKNSPAIHGETGVITGTTTTSTIINADETIADLIITTTMASSSVVVDPSENVTPFIDVRVQVES from the coding sequence ATGATGAAGTTAGTTTGTGTAGTGGCATTGATTTACTGTGCATTTCCAATTTCGTCGGAAGCAGCTCGATGCGGCTACGAACAAAATCTCCTAGATGATATCAATGATTTATTGAACGAACAAATTGCATACCATCGTCTCTCTGTAAGTCGGCTTGGATATTTCGACAAGGCGGACTATGTCATCAAACACCTAAACAGTAGGATCTACCAACAAGGTCGAGGATCCGATTGTAAAAACTTGGACGAGGTCATcgtcgaaagcagtaaaaaacATTCAGTTGAAATAGAAGGCTTGGATAGCAGCTTAGCGCGGTTGAAGAGGCTTCTCGATCACCTGGACGCAAGGAACAACCACCATAAGCTGGAGATTGAAAAATACAGTGATCTACAGGACATTTGTGAAGAAGACAAAAATCAAATACAATTAAAACTCAACAATTTGAATCAAACAGCTATCGATCTAGAGAAAAAGATAGTTAACCAAACTGCTGTGATCAACGCACTGAAGGAAGAGAACAAAAAATTACAGTCGAAAGTGAATAAAAACTCGCCAGCCATTCATGGCGAAACAGGAGTGATCACCGGTACAACTACAACTTCTACTATAATAAATGCTGATGAAACTATTGCTGACTTAATTATTACAACTACAATGGCAAGCTCATCGGTTGTAGTAGATCCCTCTGAGAACGTAACACCTTTCATCGATGTACGAGTTCAAGTCGAGAGTTAG